A genome region from Candidatus Falkowbacteria bacterium includes the following:
- a CDS encoding ATP cone domain-containing protein — translation MLHPFTQVQKRDGTLVEFDPNRIESAVLKGLEEASEGGKDEARTIARAVAKNLKTLARKNKFHNNIPAVEQIQDIVEIELMREGFTKTAKAYILYRNERAKIRRTARPVPEAVKAVINDSSKYFRSSYSEFIFYQMYSRWVPELERRETWTETVRRYIDFMREKLGKKITDEEYNDLEQAILNQDVCPSMRLLWSAGLAAKNSNVWAYNCSYIAPSCFQDLGEIMYILMCGAGLGFSVESEAVQEFPQIKRQSKEKLETHVVEDSKEGWADAFVLGMKSWADGKDIEFDYSRIRPAGARLKTAGGRASGPQPLIDLMRFARAKVLARQGRRLTNIDLHDIICQIGLIVVAGGVRRSALISLSDLDDTEMRDAKKGQFYLTEGQRVMANNSVVYNEKPSAEEFLDEWTALVKSKSGERGIFNRGGLEKQLPARRWEKLKDQKLIGLNPCGEIYLRSKQFCNLTSIVIRPDDTKETLKKKMAQATILGTYQSTLTDFGYLSSGWKKNCDEERLLGVSLTGYYDNEVIRNDDVLDMLREEGIRVNKEYAKRLDINQSTAITCVKPHGNSGQLLGVGSGMHPWFSPYFIRRVRISHTDPLLQFAREQGVPCLPEVGQAVESATTFVLEFPVKAPEKAIFKENVSAIELLIEWQRLKQHFVEHNPSATIYVGPNEWLEVANFVYQNWDWVGGLSFLPRSDHVYQLAPYEAIDQTEYERRKAQLSKLDFSNLIQYEAGDTTTGSKEFACVSGACEI, via the coding sequence ATGCTTCACCCCTTCACCCAGGTCCAAAAAAGAGACGGCACACTTGTCGAATTTGATCCCAATAGAATTGAAAGTGCAGTTTTAAAAGGTTTAGAAGAAGCCTCTGAAGGTGGTAAAGATGAAGCGCGTACAATTGCGCGCGCGGTTGCAAAAAATTTAAAGACTTTAGCAAGAAAAAATAAATTTCATAACAACATTCCTGCGGTTGAGCAAATTCAGGACATTGTTGAAATAGAATTAATGCGCGAAGGTTTTACTAAGACCGCCAAAGCTTACATTTTATATCGCAATGAACGAGCTAAGATACGACGCACTGCTCGACCAGTACCTGAGGCCGTTAAAGCGGTTATAAATGACAGTAGTAAGTATTTTAGAAGTTCATATTCTGAATTTATTTTCTATCAAATGTATAGTCGCTGGGTTCCGGAACTAGAACGCCGCGAAACTTGGACTGAGACTGTTAGACGCTACATTGATTTCATGCGCGAGAAGCTTGGTAAAAAAATTACTGACGAAGAATACAATGATTTAGAACAAGCTATTTTAAATCAAGATGTTTGTCCTTCAATGAGATTGCTATGGTCTGCAGGACTAGCTGCAAAAAATTCAAATGTTTGGGCTTACAACTGTTCTTACATCGCGCCGTCTTGTTTTCAAGACTTAGGTGAAATAATGTACATCTTAATGTGCGGCGCCGGTCTTGGTTTTTCAGTTGAGTCAGAAGCGGTTCAAGAATTTCCACAAATCAAAAGACAGAGCAAAGAAAAATTAGAAACTCATGTTGTTGAAGATTCAAAAGAAGGTTGGGCTGATGCTTTTGTTTTAGGTATGAAATCTTGGGCCGATGGAAAAGATATTGAATTTGATTATTCTCGCATTCGTCCAGCTGGTGCACGTTTGAAAACAGCTGGTGGTCGCGCTAGCGGTCCTCAGCCTTTAATTGATTTAATGCGCTTTGCTCGCGCTAAAGTTTTAGCTCGTCAGGGCCGTCGTTTAACCAACATTGACCTACATGACATTATCTGCCAAATCGGCTTAATTGTCGTAGCTGGTGGCGTTAGGCGCAGTGCTCTAATCTCCTTGTCTGATCTAGATGATACAGAGATGCGCGACGCTAAAAAAGGCCAATTCTACTTAACTGAAGGTCAGCGCGTTATGGCTAATAATTCAGTAGTTTATAACGAAAAACCATCAGCCGAAGAGTTTTTGGATGAATGGACAGCTTTAGTAAAATCAAAGTCTGGTGAACGCGGCATCTTCAACCGCGGCGGTTTAGAAAAGCAATTACCAGCTCGTCGTTGGGAAAAACTAAAGGACCAAAAGTTAATTGGTCTAAATCCATGTGGCGAAATTTATTTGCGTTCTAAACAATTTTGTAATTTAACCAGTATTGTTATTCGCCCTGATGACACTAAAGAAACTTTGAAGAAAAAAATGGCTCAAGCCACAATCTTAGGAACTTATCAATCAACCTTAACTGACTTTGGTTATCTTTCAAGTGGCTGGAAGAAAAACTGTGATGAAGAAAGATTACTCGGCGTTTCTCTAACTGGTTACTATGACAATGAAGTAATTAGAAATGATGATGTACTTGATATGTTGCGCGAAGAAGGTATTAGAGTTAATAAAGAATATGCCAAGCGCTTAGACATCAATCAATCAACTGCTATTACTTGCGTTAAGCCACACGGTAACTCAGGACAATTACTTGGCGTTGGTTCTGGTATGCATCCTTGGTTCTCACCATACTTTATTCGTCGTGTTCGTATTTCTCACACTGATCCATTATTGCAATTTGCTCGTGAACAAGGTGTGCCATGTTTACCTGAAGTTGGACAAGCCGTTGAATCAGCTACCACTTTTGTTTTGGAATTCCCAGTCAAGGCTCCAGAGAAAGCAATCTTTAAAGAAAATGTTTCTGCTATTGAATTATTAATTGAGTGGCAAAGACTAAAACAACACTTTGTTGAACACAATCCATCAGCTACTATTTATGTTGGACCAAACGAATGGTTAGAAGTTGCTAACTTTGTCTATCAAAATTGGGATTGGGTTGGTGGTCTATCGTTCTTACCTCGTAGCGATCATGTCTACCAATTAGCGCCCTATGAAGCAATTGATCAAACCGAATATGAACGTCGCAAAGCACAACTAAGCAAACTAGACTTCTCTAATCTTATTCAGTACGAAGCTGGAGACACCACTACTGGCAGCAAAGAATTTGCTTGCGTATCTGGAGCTTGTGAAATTTAA
- a CDS encoding cupredoxin domain-containing protein, with protein MSKKILLVVGGIIIIVIFIIASYNQAPKTVKYSNNTETMVTSSNVSTENGKQVITIDVKGGYSPKVTNAKANVATIIRAKTNSTFDCSSALRIPAINYSKNLPPSDTTDIEIPNQAAGSSLKGLCSMGMYSFTINFSS; from the coding sequence ATGAGCAAAAAGATACTTCTCGTTGTCGGGGGAATCATAATAATCGTTATATTTATTATCGCCTCCTATAATCAAGCGCCAAAAACCGTTAAATACAGCAACAACACCGAGACCATGGTCACAAGCTCAAACGTCAGCACTGAAAATGGCAAACAAGTCATTACAATTGACGTAAAGGGTGGTTATAGTCCTAAGGTGACCAACGCCAAGGCCAATGTGGCAACAATTATCAGAGCTAAAACGAACAGTACTTTTGATTGTTCGTCTGCCTTGCGGATTCCGGCCATTAATTACTCCAAAAACTTGCCACCGAGCGACACAACTGACATTGAAATCCCAAATCAAGCCGCAGGCAGCTCGCTTAAAGGGCTCTGCAGTATGGGAATGTATAGTTTTACTATCAATTTTAGCAGCTAA